A genomic segment from Nicotiana tabacum cultivar K326 chromosome 7, ASM71507v2, whole genome shotgun sequence encodes:
- the LOC142161977 gene encoding uncharacterized protein LOC142161977, with translation MPGYAKMMKDLMSRKFNFQDLATVTLTQTCRAVVTRHIAEKLSDPRSFTIPCTIGNFAFAKELCDLGASINLMPLSIYKILGIGRARPTSMLLQLADRIVKRPSGILDDVLVQVGKFVFPTDFVIFDCRVDEEIFIILGIPFLATGRALINYETGNLKMRLNDEEITFKAQKSMRRPGEFANFSLIDVVDVLLEEGDKALNVKDPLAVCLMNLDEANGEYLAEWVLALRGQGFWKRELEFESLHLKERKTPPTKSAIEEPPKLERKPLPSHFKYAFLGPNSTLTYYYLIQFVRCVGRIAFAGTN, from the coding sequence ATGCCTGGGTATGCAAagatgatgaaggacttgatgtcccgcaAGTTCAACTTTCAAGACTTGGCCACGGTTACACTAACTCAAACCTGTAGAGCTGTTGTGACGAGACATATAGCCGAGAAGCTGTCTGATCCAAGGAgcttcacaatcccttgcacaaTAGGAAACTTTGCTTTTGCTAAGGAATTGTGTGATCTGGGAGCTagcataaatcttatgcccctATCTATCTACAAAATTCTAGGCATTGGAAGGGCTAGACCCACGTCTATGCTATTACAGCTGGCTGACCGAATAGTGAAGAGGCCCTCTGGGATTTTAGATGATGTATTGGTGCAGGTTGGGAAGTTTGTGTTCCCAACAGATTTTGTCATCTTTGACTGTCGGGTTGACGAggaaattttcataattttgggaataccattcttggccactgggagagcttTAATTAATTATGAAACTGGAAATCTCAAGATGAGGTTAAAtgatgaagagataacattcaaAGCGCAGAAATCTATGCGCAGACCCGGTGAATTTGCCAATTTCTCTTTAATAGATGTTGTGGATGTACTGTTGGAGGAGGGCGATAAAGCATTGAACGTTAAAGACCCCTTAGCAGTTTGTCTCATGAACTTAGACGAGGCTAATGGTGAATACTTGGCAGAGTGGGTATTGGCTCTTAGAGGCCAAGGTTTTTGGAAAAGGGAGCTTGAATTTGAGTCTTTGCACTTGAAGGAAAGAAAAACTCCTCCAACTAAGTCGGCAATAGAAGAGCCACCAAAGTTGGAACGGAAGCCACTGCCCTCTCATTTCAAGTATGCATTCTTAGGACCTAACTCAACTCTtacctattattatctcatccagTTTGTTAGATGTGTAGGCAGAATAGCTTTTGCAGGTACTAACTGA